The Kribbella sp. NBC_00662 nucleotide sequence GGTTGTCCGCTCGTTCGCCGCAGATCCCAAGGACATCGGCCTCTTCACGTTCCCACCAATGAGTCCGGGAGCTGCGGCACCTGTGGTGGTCGGTGGCGACGTGATGGTGCTGCCGAAGCCAACCAGGGACGACGCACGCGATCTGGTACGCCGTTTGTCCGCACCGGACGCGCCCGATCCGTGGATCAAGGAGGGCGGCTTCCTGGTCGACGGACGGGTCTCGGGGTACTCGCCTGAACTCACCCGACTTGCCGTGCAGCTGACAAAACCCGGTGAGCAACTGCAGTTCGACCTGTCCGACCAGCTCGGTCGGCTCGGCGACATCAACGGGTTGTGGCGCGTGCTGACCGACTTCCTGATCCAGGTCGGCGGCCGCGGCGGCGACGTACCAGGGGCTGTGGACGACGCGATCGACGAGCTGCGCAGGGTGGAGGAGAGCTGATGGGGCTGCAGACCAACGGCTTGTCCCTCGAGATCGTCGGCCGCGAGATCACCGGCCGACCGGTCCCCGGCAAACCGCGTCGGCCGGCCGGTCCGTACCTGTTGGGCCTGCCGGCGTTGCTGCTCAGCTGTCTGCTGCTGATCCCGATCGGAGTGACCGTGGTGGCGGCGTTCCGGACGCCGGGCGGGTTCGGGTTCGGCAACTTCGCGGTGATGACCGACCAGGGCGCATTGCGTGCCGTGGGCAACAGTCTGTTGTGGGTGCTGGTCACCTTCGGGATCGTCGTGGTCGGATTCTTCCTTGCCCTGTTGAGTTATCGGCTGCCCGCGGTGACGACGTTCCTGCAGCCTGCGCTGGTCATTCCGTTCGCAGTGTCGGTGCTGGTGTCCGGTGCGACGTTCCGGCTGCTGTTCGACCCGACGCCGGAGCGTGGGACGGTCACGGCGGTCTGGACGCGACTGTTCGGGTCGAGTCCCGTGTGGCTCGGACCTGGTCTGTTCTGGCTCGTGCTGGTGTCGGCGTTCGGCTGGACCTGGCTCGGGTACGTCGTGTCGCTCTTCCGCGCCGGTCTGGACGCGATACCGGACGACGTGTCCAGAGCCCTCACCGCAGAAGGCGTCCGAGGCTGGCGACGCCTGCGTGCGTTGGAGATTCCACTACTTCGGCCGATCGCCGGTGTCGTCACGCTGACAGTCGTGATCGCGGCAGTGCGGGTCTTCGACCTCATCCTGATCGTCGTACCAGGGTCGATGCAGCGGTCCGCCGACGTACTCGGATTGAACTGGTGGCGAGCGACCACCAGTGGTGACGACCCGGGCCGTACGGCGGCACTCGGCGTCGTGCTCTTCGCGATCGTTGCAGCGGTCGGGCTGATCGGCGTACGAGGGCTGCGCCGGCGTCGATGGGCGATGCCGGTGACCGTCGTACGACCGGATCCGTCGCTGGGGCGGTCGAAGCCTCGCCGTTCGGTACGCCGGTTCGGTTGGCTCATCGGGCTCGCAGTAGCGCTGGTGTGGATCTTCCCGGCCGTAGTACTGGTCATCACCGCGCTGCACTCGCCAGAAGAGGCAGGAGTGCGTGGCTGGTGGTCTGCGTCGGGACTGGGATTCTCATCATTCGCTGCTGCGGCGAATGTCGGGCTGTTCCGGGCGCTGCTGTCCACGCTGATCATTGCGAGCGCTGCGACCGCCGTACTGCTCGTGATCGCTGTGCCGACGGCCTATCTGGTCGCGTGGGGCGGCCTGCCGCTGCGCGTCGGCCGGACTGTGATGGCGGTGTTCGTAGTACTCGCAGTCACACCAGTGCAGATGTACGCCGCTCCCTTGCGCGACGTGATCGACGCAGCCGGACTGGCCGGCTCCCGGATCGCACTCGCTTTGGTGCACGCGGCTGCTGGTCTTCCGTTTGCTGTGCTGTTGCTGCGGTCCGCATTCGCGTCTGCCCCACCTGCGTTGGTGTCCGAGGCGTTGCAAGGCCCGGTGCGGCAGAGCGCCGTACTGGCGACTGTGCAGCGGACCTATCGACCTGCGCTGATTGCCGTTGCGGTGTTGGAGTTTGCGCTGGTCTGGAACGACTTCATCGTCGGGTTCCTGGTCAGCGGACCGGGTACGACGCCGTTGTCGCTGGTCCTGTGGGGTGAGGCGCGACAGTTCTCCGCCTCGAGCGGACCGGTCGCCGCCGCGGCTGTGGTCGCGTCGATCGTGCCCGTGGTTCTCATGCTGACGTTCTGGCGGACCGTGGTGCGCGGGCTGACGACAGGCAGCAGGCCATGAGCGAGGAGGAAGAGAAGGCGCCGCAGGAGGAGTCGCCGTACCAGACGCGCGGATTCCGCTTCGTCATCGGCACTGTGGCCTCCGCGTTGCTCACCGGACTGGCGTCGGAGATTCTCAACCAGAGCCTCGACAGCGGCGGCTGGGTGCAGTGGATCGGCCTGGGTGTGACCGTGCTGCTCGGAGCGATCACGATCACCCAGTACGGCCCGGCGATCCGTCGTTCCTGGCGGCGCACCGGCGAGAGCGCGCCTGAACTGCACGCGACCGCCGAGGAGGCGGAGCAGTGGATGATCGCGCTTGGCTCCCACGCTGGCGGAATGGGTGCTGCCGAGTGGTACGCGCTGCACGAGGAGTGGCTCCGCAACCTGCTGATGACGGAGAAGCCACACGTCGACACTATCGACGACTTCGCCCGCATCTGCGACGCACTGGAGGCCTGGTACGTACGACGGGCCGATCCGGACGCACTACTCCAGCTCAGCGACCTGCTGAGTGCGGCCGCCGAAGTGTGCGGTCGCCGTGATCTCGCTGAGCTCGCAGCGGCGCGTGCGGCAACGGCGTACCGGATGCTCGGCGATCTGGACACGGCCAGCACCAGGCTGGGTATCTCGGACAACATCGCGACCCACACCCGGACTGCGGCCGCGATGACTACGCGACGGCAGGTCGAGCGAGCTCTGCTGTCGCTTGCCCGCGCGGACCGCTCACCGGCCGGGAACGACCGTGACGACGCAGTCCTCAACGCACGGGACCGGCTGGACGAGGCACGGCTCAAGCGGCCCGGTCCGGACCTCGCGGCCGATGTGGCGATCGCCATCAACCTCGCCGTCGTGCACCTGTACCAGCAGGACGCCGAAGGCGCGCTCGACCATCTGCGACCCGCCGTCGCCCGCGCCACAGCCGCAAGCGACCTGAGCGGCCAGGCACATGCCCTCGAGCTGATGGGCGTGGCCGCGTGGATGCAAGACAACAAGCACGAGGCCGTCAGTCGCTGGGACCACGCCGCCCACCTGTACGCCGAGATCGACGAACGCGAAGGCCACGCCCGCTGCCTGCAACACCTCGGCTCGGCGGAGGTCGTCGCCGGTCATTTGTCCGACGCTCTCGAACTGCTCGAGCAGAGCGCGATGCTGCGCCGGACCGAGAGCGAGATCCTCCTCAAATACCTCGACGCCGCGAGGCAGACCTCCGAGCTGCCGGTCGTCGCCGACGACGCGCCGCGACGTACGGCGAGCTGGTTGAAGCGGCTCGTTCGGTCGTTGAAGGGATTTGTCGGACGTCCCCTATAGGTTCGTGCCATGGTGAAGGCGGCGACACAGGCGAAGGGCAAGCCGGCATACGCATGCTCGGAGTGCGGGTGGACCTCGGCGCGCTGGATCGGGCGGTGCGGCGAGTGCCAGGCCTGGGGCACGGTCGCCGAGGTCGGTGCGCCGAAGGCCGCGCGGATCACCGCGGGTCCGGTGTCGTCGCCCGCGATGCCGATCGCCAAGGTGTCCGCGATCGAGGCCGAGTCGCGCCCGACCGGTATCGGCGAGCTCGACCGCGTGCTCGGCGGCGGCGTCGTACCAGGTGCGGTGATCCTGCTCGCCGGTGAGCCGGGTGTCGGCAAGTCCACCCTGCTGCTGGAGGTCGCGGCGCAATCGGCGCGCGGCGGCCAGCGGACTCTCTACGTCTCGGGCGAAGAGTCGGCCGCGCAGGTGCGGCTCCGCGCCGGACGGACCGACGCTCTCGTCGACGAACTGTTCCTCGCCGCGGAGACCGATCTGTCCGCAGTCGTCGGGCAGATCGACGCGGTCGAGCCGGCGTTCCTGGTGATCGACTCGGTGCAGACGATGGCGCATCCCGAGGTCGACGGTGCGCCGGGTGGAGTGACGCAGGTCCGCGAGGTGACCGGCGCGCTGGTCCGGCTGGCGAAGGAGCGGCACATCGCGGTCGTGCTGGTCGGCCACGTGACCAAGGACGGCGCGATCGCCGGTCCGCGGATGCTCGAGCACCTGGTCGACGTCGTGCTCGCGTTCGACGGCGACCGGCACTCCGGGTTCCGGATGGTGCGCGCGACCAAGAACCGGTTCGGCCCGTCCGACGAGGTCGGGTGTTTCGACATGGTCGACACCGGGATCGTCGAGGTCACCGACCCGACCGGGCTGTTCGTGTCCGAGCACGCCGAGCCCGTCGCCGGGACCTGCGTGACTGTGATGATGGAAGGCCGCCGCCCGCTGCTGGCCGAAGTACAAGCGCTGGTCGGGCCGTCTGCCGCGCCACAGCCGCGCCGGACCACCTCCGGGCTGGAGTCGTCGCGCGTCGCGATGGTCCTCGCCGTGCTCGGCAATCGCGCCGGGCTGAAGCTGACCGACAAAGAGGTGTACGTCGCGACCGTCGGCGGCGTGAAGATCACCGAGCCGGTCGCGGATCTGTCCGTCGCGATCGCGGTCGCGTCCTCGGTGATGGACAAACCGATCCACCCCGGACTGATCGCGATCGGCGAGGTCGGCCTGGCCGGCGAGGTCCGGCGGGTCGGCGGTCTGGAGAAGCGGCTCGCGGAGGCGGCCCGGCTCGGGTTCACCAAGGCGATCGTCCCGGCCGACGTACCGAACCGGAGCAAGGACCTCAAGCCGATGGACATCCAGAAGAAGTACGGCCTGCGTACCTTCGCGGCCCCGGATCTGCCCTCCGCACTGATGGCCGCAGGTCTCGCCTGACGGCTGTGTTCCCCGCCACAGGGTGGACAGGGGGATCAACAGACCCGCAATCGGGAACGTACTCTGGGGGCGCCCCCACGCCGGGTTCGTCGTCGAGCCCGGATAGCCCCCCGGATGACTGCAGGAGCACCTGATGACCGGATCAAGAGTTGTCGCGCTCGGCCACTACCAGCCGGAACGGGTGCTCACCAACGACGAGCTCGCCACCATGGTCGAGACCAACGACGAGTGGATCCAGAGCCGCGTCGGCATCCGGGAGCGCCGGATCGCGGCCCCGGACGAGTCCGTCGACGAGATGGCCTGGCGGGCCGCCGACAAGGCGATCGCGAACGCCGGCCTGGACGTCGCCGAGATCGACTACGTCGTGGTCGCGACGTGTACTGCGATCGACCGCTCACCGAACATCGCCGCCCGCGTCGCCGCCCGGCTCGGCCTCGGCAATCCGGCCGCGATCGACCTGAACACGGCGTGCTCCGGCTTCGCGTACGCACTTGCCACCGCCGACCAGGCGATTCGGGCCGGCGCCGCGTCGAAGGCCGTGGTGATCGGCGTCGAGAAGCTCAGCGACTGGACCGACTGGACCGATCGCACCACCTGCGTGCTGATCGGCGACGGCGCCGGCGCTGCCGTGGTGGTTGCCGACGAGGACCCCGGAATCAGCCCGGTGGTCTGGGGCTCGGTGCCGGAGATGTCCGACGCGGTCCGGATCGAGGGCCGCGAAGGCCCGTTCCAGCAGGAGGGCCTGAGCGTCTTCCGCTGGGCCACAACGCAGCTGCCCGAGATCGCCCAGCAGGTCTGCGAGAAGGCCGGCCTGAAACCCGAGGAGCTCGGCGGCGTCGTCCTGCACCAGGCGAACCTGCGCATCATCGAGCCGCTGGCGAAGCGGCTCGGCGCGACCAACGCCGTGGTCGCCAAGGATGTCGTCGAGTCCGGCAACACCTCGGCCGCGAGCATCCCGATCGCGCTGTCGAAACTGGTCGAGAAGCGCGAGATCCCGTCCGGCGCGCCGGTGCTGCTGTTCGGTTTCGGCGGCGGTCTGTCGTACGCCGGTCAGGTCATCCGCTGCCCCTGACGCGACAGGCGTCGTACTTCGGTCGGGCGTGATCACGCGGGAAACCACTACTGCACGGTCCGGATGCACGGGCGGGTGCACGCGCAACCGCAACTACGGACCGCAGGACTTCGCGTGCGTCCGGCCGAGCGGCAGATATCCGCACAACTGCGTCCTCGTAACCGCATAGACTCAGGTTCCGTGGCACCGAACACGGACAAGAACAGCACCGGCGCCCGCCTGCGCGCGACGCTCGCGGCGGTCGCGCCCGGCACCGAACTGCGCGAAGGCCTGGAACGGATCCTGCGCGGCCGGACCGGCGCACTGATCGTGCTCGGTCACGACAAGGCCGTCGACGCGATCTCCACCGGCGGCTTCGAGATCGACGTCGAGTTCACCGCGACCGGACTGCGCGAGCTCAGCAAGATGGACGGCGCGATCGTCCTCGACCGCGAGGCGACCCGGCTGATCCAGGCCGCCGTCCACCTGATGCCGGACCCGTCGATCGTCACCCAGGAGACCGGCACCCGGCACCGCACCGCCGACCGGGTCGCGCGGCAGACCGGGTTCCCGGTGATCTCGGTATCCCAGTCGATGCACATCATCGCGCTGTACGTCGACGACCAGCGGTACGTGCTCGAGGACTCCGGCGCGATCCTGTCCCGCGCGAACCAGGCCCTCGCCACCCTCGAGCGGTACAAGCTGCGCCTGGACGAGGTGTCCGGCACGCTGTCCGCGCTCGAGATCGAGGACCTGGTCACGGTCCGGGACGTGGCCGCGGTCGCGCAGCGGCTGGAGATGGTCCGCCGGATCGCCACCGAGATCGACGGGTACGTCGTCGAGCTCGGCACCGACGGCCGGCTGCTCACCCTCCAGCTCAACGAGCTGGTCGCCGGAGTCGCCGGCGAACGCGAGCTGGTCGTCCGCGACTACCTCCCGCCGGCGACGGGTCGCCGGGCCAAGACGGCGGACGACGTACTGCTCGAGCTGGACGCGGTCAGCCCGACGGACCTGCTCGACATCGGCCAGGTCGCCCGCGCCCTGCAGCTCGGCGGCGCCGAGCAGCTCGACGCCGCGGTCACCCCGCGCGGCTACCGCCTGCTGGCCAAGGTGCCGCGGCTCCCGGGTGCGGTGATCGATCGGCTGATCGACCACTTCGGCCACCTGCAGAAGTTGCTCGCGGCAAGCATCGACGACCTGCAGACGGTCGAGGGCGTCGGCGAGAACCGCGCCCGCACGGTCCGCGAGGGCCTGTCCCGGCTGGCCGAGTCCAGCATCCTGGAACGCTACGTCTGATCACTCGCAGTCATCCGACGCCTCCGGTTCGTGAAAGAACCGGAGGCGTCTTGCATTTCCGCGCGCTCGGGCGAATACTCCACATGGAACATTTGGCGCGGAACAATCCAGCTGGAGGATCATGGCCGACCTCACCCCGCTGGCGATCTCGGTGCTTGCGTTGCTCGAGGAGAAGCCGATGCACGCCTACGAGATGTACCAACTGCTCGTCAGCCGTCACAACCACCGGATCGTGAAGGTCCGGCCGGGCTCGCTCTACCACACCGTCGAGCGGCTGGCCGGTCAGGAATACGTCCGTGCGATCGGCACCGACCGGGCCGGGAACCGGCCCGAGCGGACGACGTACGAGATCACCCCCGCCGGCCGGGAGGCGATGGTCCGGCGGGTCGAGAGCGGGATCGAGACCTTCGTCTACGAGTACCCGGTCTTCCCGGTGTTCCTGGCCGAAGCGCACAACCTCGATGCCGAGGACGCCGTACTCCGGTTCCGTCGCCGGATCGAGGAGATGGACTTCTGGCTGGCCGACGTCGACAAGGCGATGGCCGGCGCCAAGGCCCGGGACGTGCCGGAGCCGTACTGGCTGGCGGGCACTTATGTCAGAGCGCAGGTCGCGGCCGAACGCGACTGGCTCACCACCATCATCGAACGTATCGAGAGCAAGGATCTGGAATGGCAACCCCACAAGACGCAGTGAGGCCCGAGGTGCGGCCGTGGCCCGCACTGTGGGCGCTGGTGCTCGGCTTCTTCATGATCCTGGTCGACTCGACCATCGTCTCGGTCGCGACACCCGCGATCCTCGAGGACCTCGGGTCGGACGTCGGCACCGTGGTCTGGGTGACGAGCGCCTACCTGCTCGCGTACGCCGTACCGCTGCTGATCACCGGCCGCCTCGGCGACCGGATCGGCCCGAAGAAGCTCTACCTGACCGGACTGGCGTTGTTCACGCTCGCGTCGGTCTGGTGCGGGCTCACCAACTCGATCGAGATGCTGATCGTCGCCCGGGTGTTCCAGGGCCTCGGCGCCTCGGCGATGACGCCGCAGACGATGGCCGTCATCACCCGGATCTTCCCGCCGGACCAGCGTGGCCGGGCGATGAGCCTGTGGGGTGCGACGGCCGGCGTGGCGACGCTGGTCGGCCCGATCCTCGGCGGTGTGCTGGTCGACGGACTCGGCTGGCAGTGGATCTTCTTCATCAACGCGCCGATCGGCGTGATCGGTTTCGTCCTGGCGATGCGGCTGGTGCCGGACCTGCCGACGCACGAGCACAAGTTCGACCTGATCGGCGTCGTGCTGAGCGCGGTCGGGCTGTTCCTGCTGGTGTTCGGCATCCAGGAAGGGCAGAAGTACGACTGGGGTCAGATCAAGGGACCGATCACGGTCTGGGGCCTGATCATCTCCGGGATCGTCGTCCTCGCGATCTTCGTCGTCTGGCAGTCCCGCAACCGCGGCGAGCCGTTGCTGCCGCTGGGCCTGTTCAAGGATCGCAACTTCTCACTGGCGAACGTCGCGATCACCACGGTCGGGTTCGCGATCACCGCGATGGCGTTCCCGCTGATGCTGTACGCGCAGGCGGTCCGCGGGCTCTCGCCGACCAGGTCGGCGCTGCTGCTGGTGCCGATGGCGGTCATCTCCGGTGCGCTCGCGCCGTTCGTCGGCCGGCTGGTCGACCGGACGCCGCCGCGGTTCATCGCCGGGTTCGGGCTGTTGTGCTGCTCGGTGTCGATGTTCTGGATGAGCCAGGTGATCGAGCCGGACGTGGCGATCTGGGAGCTACTGCTGCCGATCGCGCTGCTCGGTGTCGCGAACGGCTTCATGTGGGCGCCGATCGGCACCACCGCCACCCGGAACCTGCCGATGCATCAGGCCGGCGCCGGCGCGGGCGTCTACAACACGACCCGGCAGGTCGGCGCGGTGCTGGGCAGCGCGAGCATCGCCGTACTGATGGAGTCGCGGCTGGCACACAACCTGCCGGCGATGCCGGGCGGCGCCGCGGCTGAAGGGTTTGCGGGCGGCAAGCTGCCCGAGGCGGTGCGGCAAGGATTCAGCGACTCGATGGCGCAGTCCCTCATGTTGCCCGCCGCGGTGCTGCTGATCGGGTTGGTCGCCGCCCTGCTGTTCGTGGCGCCGTCACACCTGCAGAAGAAGCCGGACGCCGCGACGCAGCCGGCCGAAGCAGCCTGATCAGACGACCTGGAAGGCTTGTGCGCTCGACAGGTGGCCGTCGTACTCGGCTTTGACGACGTACGTTCCGGGCTTGGCGACCGGTTGACCCGGTAGACAGCCAGGCCCGGAGCGGTGCCCGTTCCACGGCACCGTGACGGCCGCCTGCTTGCCCTTGGCAACAACTAGCGTGGCGGTCTGGATCACCTTGCTGCATTGACTGGTGCTCCAGATCAGGTCCTTGCCCGACGTCACGGTGACGGCCAGCTGGTCGTTGCTGATCGTTGCCTTGCACTCGTCGTCGACCGGGGTCAGCTGGACGACGAAGTTCAGCATCGAGCCGGAGACGATCTTCCGGTTGCCCGGCAGCGCGTCGATGCGTATGTCGGAGCCCTTGCAGGCCAGGTCCGCGGGTGGCGTGGTCTTGGTCGGCTTCGGAGTCGGCGTCCGGGTCGGCGTCGTACTCGCCGCGGTACTCGGGGCCGAGGCCGGCGGGGCGCCGGACGGGTTCGGCTGCGGGTCGGTCGCGGCAGTGTTCTGCGCGTCACCGGCGCCGGAGAAGAGCCGGGAGACCAGAAAGATCAGCACGACTACGACCGCGAGCACCAGTCCCCGGCGGAACCAGTACACGCTGGCGGGCAGGTGCCCGACCGGACGGAGCAGGCTGCTCATGAAGCGCACTCTAATATCGGCACTGTGCTGGACCACTCAGGCTCGCCGCTGTGCAGTTGGCCGCGACTCCGTCGCGGCGGGTCACGGGGCTGTTGCTCCCGGCCTTCCCCCGTCGCTCCGGTCGCTTCGCTCCCTGCGCTCCTCAGTCCAGACCGGGAGGCCCCGTGACAGGGGCCGCCGCTCTCCACGAGCGCGTGCTGCGGTGGTACGACGCGAATGCGCGCGTGCTGCCGTGGCGGGAGCCGGGTGCGGGGGCGTGGGCGGTGATGGTCAGTGAGTTCATGCTGCAGCAGACACCGGTGAATCGGGTGCTGCCGGCGTACCGGAGCTGGTTGGAGCGGTGGCCGAAGCCGGTGGACCTGGCCGCAGCGGCCCCTGGTGAGGCTGTAAGGGCCTGGGACCGGCTCGGGTACCCCAGGCGCGCCCTCCGGCTGCACGCGGCGGCTCAGGCGATTGTGGAGCGCCACGGCGGCGAGGTGCCGGACGACCACGCCGCACTGCTCGCACTGCCCGGAGTCGGCACGTACACGGCCGCGGCGATCGCATCGTTCGCCTTCGGCCAGCGTCATGCCGTCGTCGACACCAACGTCCGCCGGGTCCTCGCACGGGCGCTGACCGGTGTAGCCCAGCCGAGCATCTCCCCCACCGCCGCAGACCAGCGCCTGGCCGCCGACGCACTGCCTGCTGACGAACCAACAGCCGCACGCTGGGCCGTCGCCTCGATGGAACTCGGTGCACTCATCTGCACCGCCCGTACGCCGAACTGCGCCGACTGCCCGATCCGCTCGCAGTGCGCCTGGGTCCGCGCCGGCAGTCCGCCGTACGACGGCCCGCCGCGCCGCGGTCAGACGTACGAAGGCACCGACCGCCAAGCCCGCGGCCGCCTCCTCGCCGTACTCCGTGCCGCGTCGACGCCGGTGTCCAAGGACAAGCTCGACGCATCCTGGCCGGACGCCGTCCAACGCGAACGCGCCCTCGACGGATTGGTTGCCGACGGCCTCGTAGAACCGCTCGCCCGCAGGCGCTACCGGCTCCCCGAATAGCAAGAGGCCGGCTCGACGACTCGAGCCGGCCTCTTAGAGGGTGTCTGGGGACTCCGCGCCGTAGCGAGGAGGTGCTCGGTGCGGTGCATCGGCGCGCGGGGGCGAAGGTCTCGATGCGGAGCATCGTGGCCTTTGCACCCGTGCGGCGAGGTGCCGTGCCGAGGGCCCCGCAGTAGGCGGGGAGTCCCCAGACGCCCTCTTAGTTCCTGCTTCAGTTCTTCTTGCTGCCGGCGGCTTCTTCTTCGTCGTCGGCCAGCAGGTCGAGCGGCATCGCCGGGCTGCCGGACAGCGTCGCCAGCATCTGGCGGACGTTGGTCAGCTGCGCGTTGATGCTGTCGCGACGCTGGGTCGCGGCGGCGAGCTCACGCTCGGACTCGGCGCGGATCCGCTCGGCCTTGTCCTTCGCGGCGGCGACGATCTCCTGGGCCTGCCGGTTGGCGTCGGCCAGCTGCTGCTGCGACAGCCGCTCGGCCTCGGAACGCGACCGGTCGGCCTCCCGCTGCACCTGGGCAGCGCGGTCGGTGACGGCGGCCAGCTGCTGCTCGGCGAGCGCGGTGCGCGCGGCGAACTCCTGCTCGACCTTGCCCCGGCGCTCGGCCAGGGTGGTCTCGAAGGCGGCCGCGGCCTGAGCGGACTTGGCCCGCTCCTGCTCGTACAGCGCCTGGGCCTCGCTGCGGCGCGCAGTCGCGTCGCGCTCGGCCTCGTCGCGCATGTCGTCGGCCTGGGTCCGGGCCTCTTCGAGGATCCGGGCGGCCTCGGCGTCGACCTCGCTCTTCCAGTCCAGGGAGTACTGCTCGGCCTCCTTGCGGACCTTCTTCGCGTGCGCCTCACCGTCGGCGACGATCGCCTCCGCGTCGGTGCGGGCGCGGGTCACCAGGTCACGGGCCTCGTCGTCGGCCAGCGACAGGATCTTCGCAACGCGCTCACCGAACTCGGTGAAGGTGGGCGCGCGATCCTTGGAGTCCTCCTGGGCGGAGATGACGGCCGCTTCCGCCGCGTCCGTGCGGGACTGCAGCTCCTGCACATGACGCTGCAGCTGCTCGGACTGCTGCTGCAGCGCAGTCAGCGAGGTGGTCAGCTCACGGATGTGCTGGTCCACCTGGGCAGGCTCGTAGCCACGCAGAACGGTACGGAACGGGGTTGGGCTTTCACTGCTCATGTTTTCCGATGCTCACTTCGATGGGTGGGTGGATCACACATTGTCACTGACAAGGATCTGACTGTCACGTCCTCATCCTGATTCCCCCGTGGAACCCTCACTGGAGGACATTCCACCACCTGGGCGGAACCCCGGTACAGCGAGTGCCTCGATCACACCCGAAAGCTGGGTGAGCTCCTTGGTGATCTCATCACGGCGCTGGTTCAACGCCGCGACCCTCGCCTCGGCTTCGGCGAGAAGTTTTCGTGCCTGTGCGCGCAGACTATCGGCGTGGTCGCGGGCCTGGGCCTCGAGCTGCTGGGCTTCGCCCCGCGATTTGCGGATCAGTTCGTGCGACTGGCGCTGTGCTTCGGCCAGGTCGTTGGCCGCGCGCTCGCGCAGATGCTGGGTCGCGGCCTCGGCCTCGGCCTCGCGGCGGTTGGCCCGCTCGATGATCTCGCGGGCGTCGTTCGCGGCCGCGGCCTTGAGCCGGTCGGCCCGGGCCTGCGCCTGGGCGGTGACCTTCTCGGCCTCCTGCTTCGCGGCGGCCAGCGTC carries:
- a CDS encoding DivIVA domain-containing protein, with translation MSSESPTPFRTVLRGYEPAQVDQHIRELTTSLTALQQQSEQLQRHVQELQSRTDAAEAAVISAQEDSKDRAPTFTEFGERVAKILSLADDEARDLVTRARTDAEAIVADGEAHAKKVRKEAEQYSLDWKSEVDAEAARILEEARTQADDMRDEAERDATARRSEAQALYEQERAKSAQAAAAFETTLAERRGKVEQEFAARTALAEQQLAAVTDRAAQVQREADRSRSEAERLSQQQLADANRQAQEIVAAAKDKAERIRAESERELAAATQRRDSINAQLTNVRQMLATLSGSPAMPLDLLADDEEEAAGSKKN